GTCTTCTTGGGACGCCGACCGGTTGAGCCGCCTCGCCGAACGGACGGGGAAGCTAGAACGAGCTTTGATGCTCAGCGCGGCACCGCAACAAGAGGCGCTTGGCGAGGAATTGTTGGCGATCGCGAGAGAGGCGCGAAGGCGCTGACCCTAGATCGGCTCTCCGGAGAGCCTTTGGCAGACCATGTCGAGTTGGTCGAGGCTCGAATAATGAAGAGTCACGCTTCCGCCCTGCCCCTTGTGCAGGACCTGAACTTTCAAGCCCAGGATATCACCCAACTGCCGTTCCAAAGCAGCCAGATCCGCGTCGACGGGCTTCGCAGCACTTCGCGCGGCCCGACCGGAATCGTTGGACGACACAGGCTTGGCCTGTTTTGCGCGTTCTTCCGCCTGCCTGACAGACAGACCGCGGGAGACGATTTCCTTGGTAAGCGCTTCCGGGTCCGGGGCGGTTGCCACGGCCCGGGCATGCCCCATGCTGATATCGCCTTTCAAAAGCGATTGTTTCACCGCATCCGGCAGAACCAGCAAACGAAGAAGGTTCGCGACATGGCTGCGGGACTTGTGGACGATCTTCGCCACGCCTTCCTGCGTATGTCCATGGCGTTCGATCAGCTGGCGATAGCCCTCGGCCTCCTCGATAGCGTTGAGGTCTTCGCGCTGGATGTTTTCGATCAGAGCCAGTTCGGCAGTTGTCGCCTCGTCGCTCTCGCGAACCAGTGCCGGAATACTATGCAGACGCGCCTTCTGTGCCGCACGCCAGCGCCGCTCACCCGCAATGATCTCAAAACCGTCAACGAGCGGCCGCACCAGGATGGGCTGCAGCACTCCGCGCTCGGCAATGGAATCGGCGAGCTCTTCGATCGCTGCCTCTGTGAACTGCTGGCGGGGCTGACTTGGGTTAGGCTTGATCCGCGCGATCTCGATCTCACAAACGCCGTCGCGTACTTGCATGGCCGGCTCGCCCGCTTTGCGCGGCGCATCACCGAGCAGGGCCGACAGCCCCATTCCCAGCCCTTTGCCTGGTCGATCGCTGCTCAAGCTGCCTCCGCCACACGCGGCAGACGCGAAAGCAGCTCGCGCGCCAGACGAACATAGGCTTCGGAGCCCGGGCATTTCAGGTCGTAGATCAAGGCCGGCAGTCCATGACTTGGCGCTTCCGAAAGGCGCACGTTACGGGGGACGATGGTGTCGAAGACGACACCGCCCAGACAGGCGCGCACATCTTCAGAAACAGCTTGAGAAAGATTGTTACGACGATCGAACATAGTGAGCGCGACGCCGAGGATCGATAGTTCAGGATTGAAGGCCGCGCGGATCCGCTCGACCGTCTGGAGAAGCTGACTCAGTCCTTCAAGCGCGAAGAACTCGCACTGCAAGGGCACCAGCACATGGCGCGCCGCGACCAGCGCGTTGACCGTAAGCAGGCCGAGTGACGGCGGGCAATCGATCAAGCAAATGTCCCACCGCGCTGAAGCCGCGTTCAGGGCCTTATCGAGCCGGTGCGCCCGATCCGGCATCGACACCATCTCGACCTCTGCGCCCGACAGGTCGACTGTCGCGGGAAGAACGTCGAGGCGCGGCACCCTCGTTGCGACTGCGGCGTCGACGACGGACGAACTGCCTATCAAAACGTCGTAGCTCGATCGCTCGCGTTGACTGTGCTTAATACCAAGCCCGGTAGAGGCATTCCCCTGCGGGTCGAGATCCACCAGGAGCACGCGCCAGCCGATTGCGGCCAACGCCGTCGCGAGATTGATGGCGGTCGTGGTCTTGCCCACGCCGCCCTTTTGATTGGCCACTGCGATACGATTCATCGCTTACCCGCCCTCACCTGAGTGCCGACGATGATTTTCGATTCAGCGTCGGTCACGCTCGGCTCCACACGGAAGTCACCCTGCCATGATCGTCGCGCCTCGGCCAGTTCCGATTGGGCCGTTCTGCCTTTCGGAAGAGCCCAAACCGTCTTTCTTGTGGACAGATGGTCGCACATGCTGAGGAAACGGGGGAGCGGCGCGACGGCCCGGCCGGTGATTATATCATACGATCCCGTGATTCGCTCGACCTTCGATGCCAGCACTCTCGCGTTAAGGCCGAGCCGTTCGACGCACGTCTGGAGGAATTCTACCCTCAACTTGCGGGGTTCGACCAGTTCGACTGGCCCCTCGACAATGCAAGCGAGGACAATTCCAGGAAGGCCCGCCCCTGATCCTACATCGAGCCAAGTGGCGCCGGAACTCGGCTCATAGCGAGCCAACTGGGCCGAATCGACAATATGGCGGCTCCATAAATCGTCCAGTGTTCCACGTGAAACAAGATTCTGGCGTCCGCTCTCGGATCGTAGCAAATGCTGGTAGTCCGCCAAACGCTCAAGCGTTTCACGTGAAACAGTACGGCCCGCCGCCGCCTCTATTGATGCTTTCATGCGGCTTGGCGGCGTATGGCGACGTACACTGCTGACAGCGCCGCCGGGGTTATTCCGGCAATGCGGCTCGCCTGGTCCAATGTCTCGGGAGCAGCTGCGGAGAGGCGCTCTACCATCTCGGTCGAAAGACCCGGAACATCGCCGAAGTGGAATGACGAAGGAATCCAGACATTAGAGTCGCGCTGCACAACTTCCCACTCGCGCTCCTGCCGCGCAACATAAGGCGTATAAAGGAGGTCAGCGGAGCCTTCCGGAGTATCTGCCCAACCAATCCCACCGCGCTGATCAAAGTGCCCCAAGATCTGCGCGGACCTCTCGTCGGACACGCAGGCCGTCGCCAGCGCCGCTTCGCCGAGCCTCGTGGTGGCGTTGTCAGCCCGCAGCGAAAGCCGGTGCTCCGCCCGGGCGGTCATCATTCGATAGGGCTCGCTCACGCCCTGAAGCGTCAAGTCGTCGATCATCACCCCAATATAGCTCGATCGTCGATCGAACCGCACTTCTTCTAGCGCAAGTGCATGAGCAGCCGCGTTGAGGCCGGCAACGAGGCCCTGCGCGGCTGCCTCTTCGTATCCGGTGGTGCCGTTAATCTGCCCAGCGAGGAATAGGCCGGTGATGTCAGCAACCCCGAGCGTCGCCTTCAGTCGGCGCGGATCAACGAACTCGTATTCCACTGCGTAGCCGGGCCGCGCGATTTTAACGCGCTCGAGTCCAGCAATGCTCCGCAGAAACTCGGCTTGCACGTCTTCCGGCAGCGAGGTGGAGATGCCGTTCGGATAAACCAGATGATCGTCAAGTCCCTCCGGCTCGAGGAAAATCTGGTGCGCGTCGCGATCGGCAAATCGTCTCACTTTGTCTTCGATGGACGGGCAGTAGCGAGGACCGCGTCCCTCAATAGAACCAGCGAACAGCGGGGATCGATTGAAGTTGGCCGCGATGATCTCATGCGTCCGTTCGTTGGTGCGCGTTTTCGCGCATCGGAGTTGTGGTTGTCCTATGCCATTCGCCATCGCGGACATCGTCCACGGGTCACGATCGCTAGGCTGCTCTTCTAGCCGCGACCAATCGATGGTCCGACCGTCGAGCCGCGGCGGCGTTCCGGTCTTAAGACGTCCTTGCCCTAGGCCAATTTCGCGGATCTGCCCGGCTAGGACATTCGAAGCCTGCTCGCCCCGCCGCCCGCCTTCCATCACTCGTTCACCAACAAACATCCTGGCGTCCAGGAAAGTGCCTGTAGCGATGACCGCAGAACGGCATTCGACTGTGCCATTTGACGACGATACGCCATTTACCGCACCGCTCTTCAAGAGCAGGCCGTGCGCCTCACCAGCCAAAACCTCGACACCGCTCGACGCGACGAGAGAAGCGACCGCGGCGCGATAGATCCGACGGTCAGCCTGCACGCGCGGACCCCACACTGCAGGACCTTTGCTTCGATTGAGCATTCGGCGATGAATCGCCGCACGGTCCGCGGCGCGAGCCATCAATCCGTCGAACACGTCGAGCTCGCGGACCAAATGGCCCTTGCCTACGCCGCCAATAGACGGGTTACAGGACATCTGCCCAAGGTTGCCGGGGTCGAAGGTCAACAACCCGACGCGGGCGCCGAGACGAGCCGCGGCCGTAGCCGCCTCGCAGCCGGCATGGCCCGCACCGATTACAACTACATCGAACACGAGGGGTCTCTTAGCGGACCAGTGTTTCACGTGAAACACTACTTGCCGAGGCAGAACCGCCCGAACAACGCGTCGAGCACATCCTCCACGCCGGCCCGCCCCGTAAGACGGTCAAATGCATTCCGTGCTGAACGCAAACTCTCCGCAAGCACGACCACATCCGGTGCACGAAGCGCCGCCGAAAGAGAGCCGACAGCTTCGCCCACCAGTTCGGCCTGACGCCGATTGAGAGAGAGCGCACCGTCGGCAGGCATCACTTCTTTCGAGCGCGCACGCACGGTCTCCAAGATGTCGGAAACGCCATAGCCCGTAATCGATGAAACACCGATCGAGCCCGCAGGCACCGTCTCGCGTCCAGGCAGATCTGCCTTCGCATGGACCTTGATCAAGCGAGGGTGTTGCGG
This portion of the Sphingomonas limnosediminicola genome encodes:
- the rsmG gene encoding 16S rRNA (guanine(527)-N(7))-methyltransferase RsmG yields the protein MKASIEAAAGRTVSRETLERLADYQHLLRSESGRQNLVSRGTLDDLWSRHIVDSAQLARYEPSSGATWLDVGSGAGLPGIVLACIVEGPVELVEPRKLRVEFLQTCVERLGLNARVLASKVERITGSYDIITGRAVAPLPRFLSMCDHLSTRKTVWALPKGRTAQSELAEARRSWQGDFRVEPSVTDAESKIIVGTQVRAGKR
- the mnmG gene encoding tRNA uridine-5-carboxymethylaminomethyl(34) synthesis enzyme MnmG, with the protein product MFDVVVIGAGHAGCEAATAAARLGARVGLLTFDPGNLGQMSCNPSIGGVGKGHLVRELDVFDGLMARAADRAAIHRRMLNRSKGPAVWGPRVQADRRIYRAAVASLVASSGVEVLAGEAHGLLLKSGAVNGVSSSNGTVECRSAVIATGTFLDARMFVGERVMEGGRRGEQASNVLAGQIREIGLGQGRLKTGTPPRLDGRTIDWSRLEEQPSDRDPWTMSAMANGIGQPQLRCAKTRTNERTHEIIAANFNRSPLFAGSIEGRGPRYCPSIEDKVRRFADRDAHQIFLEPEGLDDHLVYPNGISTSLPEDVQAEFLRSIAGLERVKIARPGYAVEYEFVDPRRLKATLGVADITGLFLAGQINGTTGYEEAAAQGLVAGLNAAAHALALEEVRFDRRSSYIGVMIDDLTLQGVSEPYRMMTARAEHRLSLRADNATTRLGEAALATACVSDERSAQILGHFDQRGGIGWADTPEGSADLLYTPYVARQEREWEVVQRDSNVWIPSSFHFGDVPGLSTEMVERLSAAAPETLDQASRIAGITPAALSAVYVAIRRQAA
- a CDS encoding ParB/RepB/Spo0J family partition protein translates to MGLSALLGDAPRKAGEPAMQVRDGVCEIEIARIKPNPSQPRQQFTEAAIEELADSIAERGVLQPILVRPLVDGFEIIAGERRWRAAQKARLHSIPALVRESDEATTAELALIENIQREDLNAIEEAEGYRQLIERHGHTQEGVAKIVHKSRSHVANLLRLLVLPDAVKQSLLKGDISMGHARAVATAPDPEALTKEIVSRGLSVRQAEERAKQAKPVSSNDSGRAARSAAKPVDADLAALERQLGDILGLKVQVLHKGQGGSVTLHYSSLDQLDMVCQRLSGEPI
- a CDS encoding ParA family protein, whose protein sequence is MNRIAVANQKGGVGKTTTAINLATALAAIGWRVLLVDLDPQGNASTGLGIKHSQRERSSYDVLIGSSSVVDAAVATRVPRLDVLPATVDLSGAEVEMVSMPDRAHRLDKALNAASARWDICLIDCPPSLGLLTVNALVAARHVLVPLQCEFFALEGLSQLLQTVERIRAAFNPELSILGVALTMFDRRNNLSQAVSEDVRACLGGVVFDTIVPRNVRLSEAPSHGLPALIYDLKCPGSEAYVRLARELLSRLPRVAEAA